In Candidatus Binataceae bacterium, the following proteins share a genomic window:
- a CDS encoding serine hydrolase domain-containing protein has protein sequence MPAEKFFAESPREVGLNPDKVQALFDRAERDVKEGVLPACQVAIARKGKIAAMKAFGSAVQGGVEKPAGDETVFVAMSATKAITSSALWLLIQEGKIKTSDLIVKYVPEYGTNGKETTTIEHLLIHTAGIPTAPGSFKDWGDHKRRLERFAQWKPVNVPGEKFFYHIHANYWPIAEAIERITGKRLGDFVRERIAQPLGLPDLRIGLPRSIQSRMADVKWVGEAAKDEEYQKLGITPPRASLGSISEGAVLEMNDPEMRETDFPAGGLMTTAGDIALFYQALLNDGKASDGTRIWNSEMLREARRIRSGDLIDPARGIKANRALGIVIAGDDGKANLRGFGRTNSPEAFGHPGFGGQIGWADPATGISFSYLTNGYDRNDLREGRRGVAVCSLAGACAE, from the coding sequence ATGCCGGCTGAAAAATTCTTTGCCGAAAGCCCTCGTGAAGTTGGTCTGAATCCGGACAAAGTTCAGGCGCTTTTCGATCGCGCCGAGCGCGATGTCAAAGAAGGCGTGCTCCCAGCCTGCCAGGTCGCGATCGCGCGCAAGGGCAAGATCGCGGCGATGAAAGCCTTTGGCAGCGCCGTGCAGGGCGGCGTCGAAAAACCGGCCGGCGACGAGACGGTGTTCGTCGCGATGTCGGCGACCAAGGCGATCACTTCATCGGCGCTGTGGCTCCTGATCCAGGAAGGGAAAATCAAAACTTCCGATCTGATCGTCAAGTACGTGCCCGAGTACGGCACCAATGGCAAAGAGACGACTACGATCGAGCATCTGCTGATTCACACCGCGGGCATCCCGACCGCGCCGGGCTCGTTCAAGGATTGGGGCGATCACAAGCGGCGCCTCGAACGCTTCGCCCAGTGGAAGCCGGTGAACGTGCCAGGCGAGAAATTTTTCTACCACATCCATGCTAACTACTGGCCGATCGCGGAGGCGATCGAGCGTATCACCGGCAAGCGCCTGGGCGATTTCGTGCGGGAGAGAATCGCGCAGCCGCTGGGCCTCCCCGATCTGCGCATCGGGCTGCCGCGCTCGATCCAAAGCCGAATGGCGGACGTGAAATGGGTGGGCGAGGCGGCCAAGGACGAAGAGTACCAGAAGCTCGGCATCACACCGCCGCGTGCGAGCCTGGGATCGATCAGCGAAGGCGCGGTGCTGGAGATGAACGATCCGGAAATGCGCGAGACGGATTTTCCCGCGGGCGGTCTGATGACCACGGCGGGCGATATCGCGCTTTTCTACCAGGCGCTGCTGAACGACGGCAAAGCATCCGACGGCACCCGCATCTGGAATTCGGAGATGCTGCGCGAGGCGCGGCGCATCCGCAGCGGCGACCTGATCGATCCTGCTCGCGGCATCAAGGCCAACCGCGCGCTCGGAATCGTGATCGCCGGCGACGACGGCAAAGCCAATCTGCGCGGCTTCGGACGGACCAACTCGCCTGAAGCGTTCGGGCATCCCGGCTTCGGCGGCCAAATCGGATGGGCCGATCCCGCGACCGGGATTTCGTTCAGCTATCTGACTAACGGTTACGATCGCAACGATCTGCGCGAAGGCCGTCGCGGCGTCGCGGTGTGCAGCCTCGCGGGCGCCTGCGCCGAGTAG
- a CDS encoding SDR family NAD(P)-dependent oxidoreductase — MELSGKVALVTGGSRGIGRAIAIALAEAGADVAVNFKENKSAADEVVATITKSGRRAIAVGADVALAGEVAELIAAIAAQLGEIGILVNNAGVARGRKIEDVDLALFDEAIAVNLRSAFLVTAAVLPAMRRAKWGRLIFISSTAANVGGVVGPHYAASKAGMIGLMHSYASNLVKEGITANVISPALVETDMVRSDLRITPDRIPVGRFGRVEEVAEVAVMLARNSYITGQSINVNGGAYFTS; from the coding sequence ATGGAACTCAGCGGAAAAGTTGCCCTGGTCACTGGCGGCAGCCGCGGTATCGGGCGCGCGATTGCGATCGCGCTTGCCGAGGCAGGCGCCGACGTTGCGGTAAACTTCAAAGAGAACAAATCGGCAGCCGACGAGGTCGTTGCGACGATCACAAAATCCGGCCGTCGCGCGATAGCAGTTGGCGCCGATGTCGCGCTTGCTGGAGAAGTCGCCGAGCTGATCGCCGCGATCGCCGCTCAGCTCGGCGAGATCGGAATCCTGGTCAACAATGCCGGCGTCGCGCGCGGGCGCAAGATCGAGGACGTCGATCTCGCTCTGTTTGACGAGGCGATCGCAGTAAACCTGCGCTCGGCGTTTCTCGTCACGGCCGCGGTCCTGCCCGCGATGCGGCGCGCGAAGTGGGGCCGGCTGATCTTCATTTCTTCAACCGCGGCCAACGTCGGCGGCGTCGTCGGGCCGCATTACGCGGCGTCGAAGGCCGGTATGATCGGCCTGATGCACTCCTACGCCTCGAATCTCGTTAAGGAAGGGATAACGGCGAACGTGATCTCACCGGCACTGGTCGAAACCGACATGGTGCGATCCGATTTGCGGATCACTCCCGATCGAATCCCGGTCGGCAGGTTTGGGCGTGTCGAGGAGGTGGCCGAGGTCGCAGTGATGCTGGCGCGCAATAGCTACATCACGGGTCAATCGATCAACGTCAACGGCGGAGCATATTTCACTTCTTAG
- a CDS encoding acyl-ACP desaturase: MNPSFRDSTYRIYLEFLETAEKKRRWSIFDDIPWDKLDAARSSDSIADSVEIYCSEELYVPDYVAKALEILRTSFGMAWFQTQWAAEETRHGLVFREYLTRSGQRSADEFATLEGDLFSKTWQLPYKTPRRMVCYGALQESVTYVAYKVQKDRARETGDQVLEAIFHFVGRDEAAHSGFYREILELELSQDRAGTVADLAHVLATFKMPGDGLIANYRERLHSSGAGVSPRVFIERVVLPLLATLKIERQELKHAADNRLVQTTRRTASSNNHRGL, translated from the coding sequence ATGAACCCATCGTTTAGAGACAGTACATATCGCATTTATCTGGAGTTCCTTGAAACTGCAGAGAAAAAAAGACGGTGGAGCATTTTCGACGATATACCATGGGACAAGCTGGACGCTGCAAGATCGAGCGACTCAATCGCGGATTCGGTCGAAATATATTGTTCCGAAGAACTATATGTTCCTGATTATGTAGCCAAAGCACTCGAGATCCTGCGGACCAGCTTTGGCATGGCTTGGTTCCAGACCCAGTGGGCTGCCGAGGAAACCCGTCATGGACTGGTCTTTCGCGAATACCTGACCCGCTCGGGACAACGCTCGGCAGACGAATTCGCTACCCTTGAGGGGGACCTCTTCTCCAAAACCTGGCAACTCCCCTACAAGACGCCCCGTCGCATGGTTTGCTATGGCGCCCTGCAGGAGAGCGTAACCTACGTCGCATACAAGGTGCAGAAAGACCGCGCCCGGGAAACCGGCGACCAGGTGCTCGAGGCTATCTTTCATTTTGTAGGTAGAGACGAAGCCGCTCACAGCGGCTTCTACCGCGAGATACTTGAACTGGAACTATCGCAGGATCGGGCGGGAACGGTGGCGGACCTCGCGCACGTTCTTGCCACATTCAAAATGCCGGGCGATGGCCTGATTGCAAATTATCGCGAAAGACTACACAGCTCGGGGGCTGGAGTGAGTCCACGAGTGTTTATTGAGCGCGTGGTCCTGCCCCTCCTGGCGACGCTCAAGATTGAGCGGCAGGAACTGAAGCACGCCGCCGATAATCGCCTTGTCCAAACTACCCGGCGGACGGCATCGTCGAATAATCATCGAGGGCTGTAG
- a CDS encoding DEAD/DEAH box helicase: MIATAQTGSGKTAAFLLPILDRLHQHPARGVRALVLAPTRELAFQIGREFQLFCNDARIRAAVIVGGESMNRQLGELRRGVQLIVACPGRLIDHLDQRSVKLDMIDVVVIDEADRMLDMGFMPQVRRILKATRSPRQTLMFSATMDPQVQHVAREFLTNPVEVRADDISTPRPEIKQSVCPVTQEKKPQLLLHLLGRDEVISAIVFTRTKTRADRVAKLLTRNRVNAVAIHGGRSQSQRTSAMAGFRKGQYRVLVATDVAARGIDIPDVSHVINFDLPEEPDSYVHRIGRTGRMGKLGEAVSFVRPEDRMALRGIERTLRISIKQATIQGFEQSDMASGSSESSSDRPAKLNTTSSVIQQRRHRPRHAKFPSARAKVS, encoded by the coding sequence TTGATCGCAACCGCGCAAACCGGCAGCGGTAAAACCGCGGCCTTTTTGCTGCCGATCCTGGATCGTCTGCACCAGCATCCAGCGCGCGGAGTCAGGGCGCTGGTGCTTGCGCCCACGCGGGAACTCGCTTTCCAGATCGGCCGAGAGTTTCAACTGTTCTGCAACGACGCTCGCATTCGCGCCGCGGTTATCGTCGGGGGCGAATCGATGAACCGGCAGTTAGGTGAACTGCGCCGCGGCGTCCAGCTAATCGTCGCCTGCCCGGGACGCCTCATCGATCACCTCGACCAGCGTTCGGTGAAGCTCGACATGATCGACGTGGTCGTCATCGACGAGGCTGATCGGATGCTGGATATGGGCTTCATGCCCCAGGTGCGAAGGATCCTCAAAGCCACCCGCAGCCCGCGCCAGACGCTGATGTTCTCGGCGACGATGGATCCGCAGGTTCAGCACGTTGCGCGGGAGTTTCTGACCAATCCCGTCGAAGTGCGCGCCGATGATATTTCCACGCCGCGGCCGGAAATCAAGCAGAGCGTTTGCCCGGTGACGCAAGAAAAGAAACCGCAGTTGCTGCTGCATCTGCTGGGCCGCGACGAAGTGATCTCCGCGATCGTGTTTACTCGAACCAAGACCCGCGCGGATCGGGTGGCAAAACTGCTAACCCGCAACCGCGTCAACGCGGTGGCTATTCACGGCGGCCGATCCCAAAGTCAGCGCACTTCGGCGATGGCGGGATTTCGCAAGGGCCAGTATAGAGTACTGGTCGCGACTGATGTTGCGGCGCGCGGAATAGATATTCCGGACGTGTCTCACGTAATCAACTTCGATCTGCCGGAAGAACCTGATTCCTACGTCCATCGTATCGGCCGGACCGGCCGCATGGGCAAATTGGGTGAAGCGGTGAGCTTCGTGAGGCCCGAGGATCGGATGGCGTTGCGCGGTATCGAGCGCACGCTTCGCATCAGCATCAAGCAGGCAACTATCCAGGGATTTGAGCAATCCGATATGGCTTCCGGCTCGAGTGAAAGCAGCTCCGATCGGCCGGCGAAACTTAATACTACTTCATCCGTAATACAGCAAAGGCGCCATCGGCCACGCCACGCGAAGTTCCCCTCGGCCCGGGCAAAAGTATCGTAG